Genomic segment of Xiphias gladius isolate SHS-SW01 ecotype Sanya breed wild chromosome 16, ASM1685928v1, whole genome shotgun sequence:
AGCAATGAGAGCCCATGACTGGTTCATCTCAAGAGTGATGTTACACCACTCCTGCTGTGCAAGATAAGCATGTAAGGTTAATAAAAATGGTGGCTGTATATCActgtcaaaatgaagaaaaacaggccGTTGGCACTCTTTTCTAGAAGGCAGAGGAACAATCAATGCAAAGTGAGTAACTGGTGGGTTATTCGACTAAATTGGGCAGAGAATGCCCCAGAGGGCACAAGAAATTACAACCATAACATTTCACTTCAGTGGTTAATGCCAAAGTAACTGTACAGTGTCCATACATTAAGTAGCTCCATTACCTCCACCAGCCAGTGGATGGCAATATGTAGCACTAAGTCTTCTGGCGGGATCCGGTTCCCTtttcatttaaactgttttaaccATTCAGTTAGACCAAACATTACTCATATGTTGCTATGGTTGTAATATAAAATCAGAATTGAAGGAAGGCGGACTGTTGAATAAAAGATATATGGCCAAAAAGACTGCTCAGTGTGAACCTCtggcattgtttttgtttgttttgagggTTTTCACAGTAAATAATGTCCAgtatttacaaagaaaaaagcatttattCGGCAAACAATCTCcctaaagagagacagaagcatACTCACAGCTGTaggaagtaaaagaaaaaaggaggacatGTTACAAAGAATGGTTTAGGCAGTTGTAGAAACATCTTGTTCACTGTAGCACTTAATTGAACAATAGTTAAGAAGTTAGCATCCTCATCAAAGCttcactcacacagacagaaaagtaGTAGGGTTTTCTGGTAAAAGCACATACACTCAGGTAactaacacacatactgtacatccacaTACATAgtttgatttttgtcatttttgttggCACAAATCGTTTCAAAATCTCCAGCATGATACTACTCAGCATGAAGTCCACTTCTTAGGTCGGCAATGTAGTGCATATTATTCAAAAGAcccaggaataaaaaaaaagaacatcagAATGGTTCCGATTGATAAGCAGCTACTAATTATAACGGCATTGTGGACCAGAAGCATGACGTCCTCCTGGATTGTCAACACCTGTCtcacagcacagaaacagcaaagACTCCAAACTTCAACAGTCATGTAGAACAGGAAATAATGTGCACCGTGACAAAGGTGGAAAAGGCCAGATTGCATGAATATGGCAGAGCaccatgaagaaaaaaaaaggggtccACTCTCCCCTCTTAGTCACTGCTCAattacttaaaacaaaatactagTAGCAACATTACAGCCTCAAAATACCTAGCACATTAAAATACCTACCAAAACGTTTGGGTTTCTCTGTGATTTATAGTCACTGAAGATTTGACTTTGCAGCAATCCTCCTGAGGAACTGCAAAGCATTTTATGATTAATTTGTGGTAATCATGTAAGACCTGGAAAGGGCATAACATGACCCCATTTGGCCAGAAATCTTCTGATTGCAGTGTCTGATTCTCctgtggtcaaaaaaaaaatcactggatgaactgataaaaataactgtaaaaacagcctcaaaaatgaaaacatttgaaacttccagtTTCAACAGCCATTCTAAACATGCTCTGAGGTCATAAACACGTGAGTCTGGACAGATGAATGAAAGAGGCCAACATCTTCAACAGACAGAACATTGTCATCATTAATGATTacaaaaatgacagacagcAGCATTAGAGATCTAAATGAATGATCAGAGACTCAAGGGGTCTATACTaagacaaaaaagatgcagGTTAAGATTAAGAGCAGATAAGGAAATTAAAAGCATGGTTGACTTTTCAAAGACTCAACAATTCTGGTGTAAAACACACTGAACCAAGGTCAAAGGCAGTATAATCGCTGAGTTAAACAGTGGAGACTGTCTTGAGCAGCAGAGTTAGTGTCAGTGGCAGTTTGGTCATTGGCTTACTATGAGCCATCAAGCACTGCAGTCCAAGTCACAGTCGCAACAGTGGTTATCTTCCAATGAAACACCTACTCAGATTTCATcaattaaaaatggcaaaaaagtgGTTGAGACTGTTCTAGACACTAAACTATAACCAGCtattaaaaaagattaaatttcatttgaatgacaATGGTAAGGACGCTTTGCTTTGTTCCACAACTTCACAGTAATGTTGTGGGATGTTAAGGTCCAAGAGGGGTTCAAAGCAAACAGCATCTCTCTTTGAAactcttcttgttcttcttgttctttccttttccatttttgtctttgttttctgacattttcttgcCTCGTACTTCACGCATCAGGTCAAAGAAtacctggagagagaaaaggataaACTGGTTAAGCGCTTGGACTTCATAACTGTCATAACATGTAAATCTGATAAAATCCGAAATTTGAAAATAGTCATGTATTGTAGTCATGTATACTAAGCGACcaagtattttgtgtgtatagATGCACCTTGTCGACATTGGCTCTGGTTTTGGCTGATGTCTCTACATACTGGACGCCCCACTCTTCAGCTTTCCCTCGGGCCTCTTCCACAGATATCTGCCGACGCTCCTCCAGGTCCGACTTGTTCCCTACCAGCAGGAGAGGGATCTTGTCCTCTTCCGCCTTCACCCGCAAGATCTGCTCCCTGCCGGCACAGAACAGATTGTGTATTTTCGGTACTTTTACTACTGTTCCCTATGTACCTGAGTGattcatttctgttgttttcaggtAGGCCTGttgtaaacaaaaaatgctCCATTGTGTTCCTGTAAATTGCTTGAACTATTTCCTCATTTATAACACTAAACATGTGAAATGATGATTGCCAGACTTAGGGTGAGCTTTAGTGAGAGGACCTAGTTTGGAATTGATACAGTTAAAGTCACGTTTCCTCTAGTTCCTCAACATTTTGGAGGTGTACATGGTTCTACAGTTCTGTTTGACTAAAATTTGCATTTGAGTATTTTTGTACATGCTGAGGATGAACAGAATCTTGTCTAAATCCCATCAAAACCTTCCTGCCACAACAGATCCACACCGACACACTAAGTAACTGAGGGCTAACACCAATAAAGCAGTCTAAAACTAGTTATTCTCTGCTCAAAGTTCATGGAGTGAAGCTCAAATAGGTGCTCAAATTTACATGCTTGCATCAGTACCTGAACTCAGCAGTGGCAGTGAAGGACTCCTGCTCTGTGATGGAGAAGACCAGTAGGAAGCCCTCCCCGCTACGAAAATAGTTGTCCCTGATAGCAGCGTAGTCCTCCTGGCCTGCTGTGTCCAGGATGTCAATCTGGACCTCCTCCCCATCCAGAACCACCTTCTTCCTATAGCTGTCCGCCTTGGTGGGCTCATAGTCCTCCACAAACTGGGGATGAAAAGATTaattgtttttagattttttttagcttaaaaaGATGCTACAAGCTGCATTTACATGCATAAAGCAACAGTGAAGTATGAGCAGTTACTGCATGCAGCTGGTGTAGACAGCCACAATGGTTAAGATGGGCGTGTAACTGAGCCATCCAATGGACGTCGGACGACTGACTGAAAAATGCTGCTGATAAGCTGCTTGGTAGCAGAGAAAACAGTGACTGTCTCTGGCCTCACTTGTGTTGAGTGTTGTTGTCATAGTAAATTACTGTGGTCAAGCAAGCAATGGCCTAaagaaaaatgtcctttttacAACAATCCCTGTGTTGTAAaccttttggttgttttgtagGACTTCTGTGATATAAGAGCCATTTTTATTCCTACAGTCATGTTCTTCTTTTCCTGTAACAGATAGCAGCCTCACTGTTTTCTCAACCATTTCGCATCGAGCATTCCTTGCAattgcttcacattaaaagctttctGCTGGTGAGCTGCTGAAAGGAGGTTATTAAGTCTGAAGCTTTTACAGAAAGTGCAGAGTTATTCAAATACTGACCACTTATCTTGCAAGTTATTGATCAAATTATTGATATCTAGATTAGGACATtggataaataataaaaaagtgaacTGGCTAGGCAGTGAGGTGCAGGTGACTTGTGCTTACTGTTAAAACCCCTGCTTCTCTATCTGCTGTGGTCAACTTGAACCTATAGCAGTTATGAAGTTGTTTATAGGCGTGCGTTGACTCACCTCGTCATACATGAACTGCAGGGTGAGGGCTGACTTCCCCACGCCTCCACTGCCCACCATTATCACCTTGTGCAGTGCCAGAGAGCTctggtttttacttttactggtAGCCATCACTAGATTCTTCTTggtgtctctctcacacactcacacacacacgcactcaggcacgcacacacgcagacatacaCTTTTCTGCACAACCTGTGAATGACAAAAGTAGAAACAGTGCCTACATTAAATAAACTCCATACATAGAGAACAGCTGAGTGTAGACAAGTGCAGGGACAGATGGCAGTTGTTACTTAACAGCTTTCACTGTGATAGTGAGTTGCTGCGCCAAGGCACTAGGCTTTGCTCAAAGAAATCTTGAATCCTAAACCCCACCCTTCCCATTGAAGTGCCAAATTGCCTGCTCTTGAGGCCTAGAACTTTATAAAGATCGCCATCAAAAGGTCACTGCAGCTGATCAGCAGTAATGAAGCGATCATTCTCCACTGCAGGACAGCATTTAGGAATGCATTAAAAATGGGGCATCATGTGCTAGACTCCTTCAACAGAAGATAGACGTCACTGGTCATCTATCTGCTCTATAATGGCCTTGCCTTCAGAGGGTGAAAGCTTAGAGTCAATTTCTTTCACCGGAGTCGCAATATCTTCTATCTATGTCAGACAAAGCTTCCAACAGAGTGCAAACTGACTACGATGTAAATGCCTGTGTCATGTCTTCACTTGCCGTCTTTGGACGGACAGGAAATTATTGTATCAAGACTGTCACATATGCAGAGGGTTCATCGGAAGACAAGGATATTTTGCAACCAAGACTACAAgtgctattttgtttttacttctttgaCCATAGAGGGCCACTCATCTATTAGATTAATTAGTTAGGGATGCATGAAACATTGGTCATCTTCTCAAATTGGATAATGTTCAAAAACTTGTTGTAGCTATGGTTTGATTATCATCATGTCTAATTCCATGCAAACAATTTCCTATTATTTCATAATAGGCCATTTCTATTGCATTTAGAAAATTACTAGCCACCTCTGTATATATAAAGTTGAATTTATTTCTTACAGTtctgttcatttcaaaacaCTTGTATGATGACTGAAGGAAGCAGATAACCCCATTTTGATATTTACAAAAACCTGCTGTCACTTGAGGCAACCATATCACATAGTAGttagcattttaaaaaccaaaccattCAGGGGTCCACCtgttgtagtttaaaaaaaaacaaaaacaaaaaaaaacaaaacctgtcaCACAGAATGCATGTTTCTGCATGTAGGCTCTAGCATACATCTTCACTAACTGCAGACCAACACCAACAGTTTCTGTACGACAGTTTAGTTCAACCCGTGGAAAATAGAAATATGATCTTATTGCAAAGCAATGAAGAATATTTATAGCTATATCAGCAGACATTACCATAAAAATGATTGGATATTGGCGAAAACTTCAATACCGAGCATCCCTAGTTTAACTGTAATGGTACACTGcattaaaatgatcattaaaaCAGCCGTCAATGGCTGTTTTAATGATCGCTTAATCCATCAGAGACAGACTATGGCATTTTGCCTTTACTCTAATGGTCGATAGTTATAAGTCAATGACATAAAATGTGACAAGAATGAAATCCTGTACTTCTATATCATTGGGGGAATCCTAACCAAATGAGATAGAATCTAATGTCATCTTGAGCTGAGAACCAATAGAGCCAGAGTTCCAACAGACACTTTGACTTGGTATCTTGAGAGCCTCTTTTTCAGATGACTCGATACTCGTAGTCACATCACGGGAGGCagcctcttccttttctttgccttctttccccctttcatttcatctttatttgtAGAAACAAAGATTTCTTCCCTCCCCTTGGGATGTCAAACTAATGGGAGCACTGAGCTGATTGATATCATTATTCATAATTTGATCCTCCCTAACagttaacatttcatttcagtttatacaGCGAAGTTCACCAGACATGACTAAGCTGATACTCCAACTCTggtgattttcatgttttcactatgaatgtaaagaaaatgtcacaGCCCCCCCGAAGCCCATGGAAGCAGCTAAAAGCCCTGTAAGATTTCCATAGTGTTtgtttcacacaaacactctaaACTCCTTGTGTGACAATAGATAGAATGATTTCTACATAAATCTGCAGTTGTGTATGAGAGTGTTTGCTGCAACAGTTCCTTGCATTGtccaaaagcagaaaatgtgatttacatCAAATTAACCTTCACTTTGGTGCACAGAAGCTATAGTATGACAACTGTGGATGCTGAGGATGTGGCATCATGGTTCCACTCTCTAACCAGGAAGTGAAGTTTGACCTGTGCTCTTCCTGCCTTTGTTATCAGTAACCAGGCCAGTGAAAGGGCTCATAGGAAGGATATCCACACAATGACACACCTTCTGAAAGGACCTATGCCAGACTCAGCACTTATGCATAGGGGTCACTATTTAAATTATTCACTTGTAACCCActtctctgtgtgcatgtacacagATTCCAATGTTATGAATAAAGTAATGACAGTTAAGAAActgaggacaaagaaaaaatgcttAGCACAAGAAAGTGATtagtgcagactttccaaaaggaattccgggggggggggcatatttAAAGGGTTAAAATGGAGGGCACTGGCAAAAGAGGAATTAATATTTAGGCCTGACCCAGATATAGAACTGCAGTCTGTTTTGTTACTGGTCCTTTTCAGGGGATGTCAGATTATGGAGAGGGAGGGGTACAGCCTAACAGACCACTCTGGTTGCTAAGCTCCTGAAATATAGATGATACCCCAGTGCAGTGTGGGCTAAAGGAATTCATTAAGATTCCCTTTGGAG
This window contains:
- the ralba gene encoding ras-related protein Ral-B — its product is MATSKSKNQSSLALHKVIMVGSGGVGKSALTLQFMYDEFVEDYEPTKADSYRKKVVLDGEEVQIDILDTAGQEDYAAIRDNYFRSGEGFLLVFSITEQESFTATAEFREQILRVKAEEDKIPLLLVGNKSDLEERRQISVEEARGKAEEWGVQYVETSAKTRANVDKVFFDLMREVRGKKMSENKDKNGKGKNKKNKKSFKERCCLL